The following are from one region of the Vicinamibacterales bacterium genome:
- a CDS encoding M48 family metalloprotease: MNEDRASRYHRLRRRAALASTVVGAAGLGILVATPASLRLAAWAGSVAAPLVWPVRPVLAIILYVGVLALAWELLSGPLVFYRTFLLDRKYGLSSEPASRWFVDHAKALALGLALTLASAVAVYVTMWLSPAMWWVIATGLFIALAVLISGVAPVWLLPIFYRFQPLTREELRERLLALSSRAGVEVIGAFEWGLGEKTSRANAALVGAGRTRRIIVSDTLLKNYSEDEIEVILAHELAHHVHYDIWTALALEAVLVAAALLGAHLAGTRAAVAIGARGLSDPGALPLLILAGGAVSILLAPISNAWSRFNEFRADGFALKLTGRPAAFVSAMKRLGAQNLAEERPARLVYWFFYTHPTIEERIAAARQA, encoded by the coding sequence GTGAACGAAGACAGGGCGTCTCGTTACCATCGACTGCGACGGCGTGCGGCGCTGGCGTCGACGGTGGTGGGCGCGGCAGGGCTGGGGATCCTGGTGGCCACTCCCGCATCGCTGCGGCTCGCGGCGTGGGCGGGATCGGTGGCTGCTCCGCTCGTCTGGCCGGTTCGGCCTGTGCTGGCCATCATCCTCTACGTCGGCGTGCTTGCCCTTGCGTGGGAGCTCCTGTCGGGTCCGCTGGTCTTCTACCGCACGTTCCTGCTCGATCGAAAGTACGGCCTGTCGTCGGAACCGGCGTCGAGGTGGTTCGTCGATCATGCCAAGGCGCTCGCGCTCGGCCTGGCCCTGACGCTGGCGTCGGCCGTCGCCGTCTACGTCACGATGTGGCTGTCGCCGGCGATGTGGTGGGTGATCGCAACGGGGCTGTTCATCGCGCTGGCGGTACTCATCTCGGGAGTGGCGCCGGTCTGGCTACTGCCGATCTTCTATCGCTTCCAGCCGCTGACCCGCGAGGAGCTGCGCGAACGGCTGCTGGCGCTGTCGAGCCGCGCCGGCGTGGAGGTGATCGGCGCGTTCGAATGGGGGCTCGGCGAAAAGACCTCGCGCGCCAACGCGGCGCTGGTCGGCGCCGGGCGGACGCGCCGCATCATCGTTTCCGACACGCTGCTGAAAAATTATTCGGAGGACGAGATCGAGGTGATCCTGGCGCACGAGCTGGCGCATCACGTCCACTACGACATCTGGACGGCCTTGGCGCTCGAGGCCGTCCTCGTCGCGGCCGCGCTCCTCGGCGCGCATCTGGCTGGCACGCGCGCCGCCGTCGCGATCGGGGCTCGCGGTCTGTCGGATCCGGGCGCCCTGCCGCTGCTGATCCTCGCCGGCGGCGCCGTGTCGATCCTCCTGGCGCCGATCTCCAACGCCTGGTCGCGCTTCAACGAGTTCCGCGCCGACGGTTTCGCGCTGAAGCTGACTGGCCGTCCGGCGGCGTTCGTCAGCGCGATGAAGCGTCTCGGGGCGCAGAATCTCGCCGAGGAGCGCCCCGCCCGGCTGGTCTACTGGTTCTTCTACACGCACCCGACGATAGAGGAGCGGATTGCCGCCGCGCGTCAGGCGTAG
- a CDS encoding S41 family peptidase: MRTPRFFVVAALAILLSAVAGGFYGGTAQATQDQISQQYRVFTAALTAVDREYVEPLPSDRLVYDAIGGMLQTLDPHSSFFDPKQYAQMRERQEGRYYGIGLSIQTIDGDVTVMSLFEGSPAYRAGIRRGDVIAKVKGEDAKGWTTEQTAKQLKGPKGTKVGIAIRRPGYDKLIDMDVERDEVNIVTVRGVFMIDQQTGYIKLGDFSETSAKEVGDAIDALKAKGMKRLVFDLRGNPGGPLDQAIRIANRFLPRGDMIVYTRGRVPNIDADYRGQDEPDFSGPMIVLVNRNSASASEIVTGSLQDHDRALIVGETTFGKALVQSVYTISEKAGLALTTGRYFTPSGRMIQRPWDNAFDEYLTYTLRDQTEKRDHNPAQLKYTDAGRKVYGGGGIEPDRFFAGPVEGFNPTRFGRSLYQRGAFANFAERFTAEGDTRMSAASAGRKQVSRGFAVTDAMVADFKQSLVEQKIRIDEDAWTKDAEFVRGMIHFEIDSALFGVAEAQKNLVTHDPQAQFGLAQFPEAIKLTELSKTRTSTRGGAPNGQ; encoded by the coding sequence TACGTCGAGCCGCTGCCCTCCGACCGCCTCGTCTATGACGCGATTGGCGGCATGCTGCAGACGCTCGATCCGCATTCGAGCTTTTTCGACCCCAAGCAGTACGCGCAGATGCGCGAGCGCCAGGAAGGCCGCTACTACGGGATCGGCCTCTCGATCCAGACGATCGACGGCGACGTCACCGTGATGTCGCTCTTCGAAGGATCGCCCGCCTATCGCGCCGGCATCCGCCGCGGCGACGTCATCGCCAAGGTCAAAGGGGAAGACGCGAAGGGCTGGACGACCGAGCAGACCGCGAAGCAGCTGAAGGGCCCCAAGGGCACCAAGGTCGGCATCGCGATCCGCCGGCCTGGCTACGACAAGCTGATCGACATGGACGTCGAACGCGACGAGGTGAATATCGTCACCGTTCGCGGCGTGTTCATGATCGACCAGCAGACCGGCTACATCAAGCTGGGTGACTTCTCCGAGACGTCGGCGAAGGAGGTCGGCGACGCCATCGACGCACTGAAAGCCAAGGGGATGAAGCGCCTGGTGTTCGACCTGCGCGGCAACCCCGGTGGTCCGCTCGATCAGGCGATCCGCATCGCCAACCGGTTCCTGCCGCGCGGCGACATGATCGTCTACACGCGCGGCCGCGTCCCCAACATCGACGCCGACTATCGCGGCCAGGACGAGCCCGATTTCAGCGGGCCGATGATCGTGCTCGTCAACCGCAACAGCGCGAGCGCCTCGGAGATCGTCACCGGCTCGCTGCAGGATCACGACCGCGCGCTGATCGTCGGGGAGACGACCTTCGGCAAGGCCCTCGTGCAGTCGGTCTATACGATCTCGGAGAAGGCAGGCCTGGCCTTGACGACCGGCCGCTACTTCACGCCGAGCGGCCGGATGATCCAGCGGCCGTGGGACAACGCCTTCGACGAGTATCTGACCTACACGCTGCGTGATCAGACGGAGAAACGCGACCACAATCCGGCGCAGCTCAAGTACACCGACGCCGGGCGGAAGGTGTACGGCGGCGGCGGCATCGAGCCGGATCGGTTCTTCGCGGGCCCCGTCGAGGGCTTCAATCCGACGCGGTTCGGGCGCTCGCTGTATCAGCGCGGCGCCTTCGCCAATTTCGCCGAGCGCTTCACCGCCGAAGGGGACACGCGCATGAGCGCCGCCTCGGCCGGGCGCAAGCAGGTGAGCCGCGGCTTCGCGGTCACCGACGCGATGGTCGCCGACTTCAAGCAGTCACTCGTCGAACAGAAGATCCGGATCGACGAAGACGCGTGGACCAAGGACGCCGAGTTCGTCCGCGGCATGATCCACTTCGAAATCGACAGCGCGCTGTTCGGCGTGGCCGAAGCCCAGAAGAACCTGGTCACCCACGATCCGCAGGCGCAGTTCGGGCTCGCACAGTTCCCCGAGGCGATCAAACTGACGGAGCTCTCGAAGACCCGCACGTCAACCCGGGGGGGCGCGCCAAACGGCCAGTAA
- the smc gene encoding chromosome segregation protein SMC codes for MRLNRLEISGFKSFAERSELAFDTGVTAIVGPNGCGKSNVVDAITWVLGEQSAKSLRGEHMQDIIFQGSDARKPTSAAEVRLRLSGVASRVPGNGSVKPWVLPRGEAAVAAAAGELVVEVPAGVPGSAEPLDPDAVDPLIVRDVELSRRLYRSGESEYLIDGEVVRLKDVQDLLMDAGLGIKAYAVIEQGKIGQILSARPTDRRQLIEEAAGVTKYKSRRRAAELKLEAAQQNLTRVDDIIFEVEKQRGALKRQAAKARRYRRLRDELRRWEKVQFAQKYRRLGEAIEAARTRLADARAREAAAAAHLAGVEAALEGLRLELTEADAHTTAAREAAHARELSIGRLQQQAAFDRQQVETLSASAAALDTEIAGLAARRDPARVEIEDRRAAATRAVDDKQRAAGALAAEEEAYAAATRTIEGLEADVEAARSEVYAAVTAATALRHAMEHAAAARVRIGELLAKLDVERHDLQLEAERASQDRAVAEEGLRTAGAAMETLHLDRAARESQLSVARPSRDALVREMRSREHDLAGVSARLTSLEELEAARAEYGDGARMVLAESGEALRHLGSVADYVDVDRQFERGLDAALGDLLQHVVVRTHEDAVAGLQFARERAAGRVSFLVAGDDPAAAVRQLVSSVRFAGSRDEARRIALETGGVAATADGEVFHGVDRVEWGARAEARSILTTKREIKELRERADAEETHLARQREEAASLDVAIAAAESAIAALAAELHRQEKAIVGYELQQSAGREASERVARKQEQIGVERRSAGDELRTQELREEEAGQSIQRIEAEQKAADEQLSSAQRRLFEGREAAANQAGVTAEAKAAHAALVERSSALTIEVQRLEEAARELEARFVNRSDELQRHTAHREQLRGGIAAAERQLDEDLRTFDDLKDQVRAADDASQELRGRFEAQDAQIREARRALEAVRDQASGLEVQRATAESDLSHLATACQDTVQATLDEVASEVEQMEREGLEAHEMPEGSEAGEGDEGAAEGSVEPPADLAASPAQAAPARTLTPDEMVGDLRQKIERMGAVNMMAIDQFDDLESRHTFLTAQRKDLVDSIASTNDAIRKIDKTTRERFQEAFTVINQNFERTFTTLFGGGKAGLVLLDDSDALESGIDIIASPPGKRLQSIQLLSGGEKALTAMALMFAIFEYRPSPFCLLDEIDAPLDDANIGRFVEMLQGMQQHTQFILITHNRKTMEIADRLYGVTMEEPGVSKLISVQMN; via the coding sequence ATGCGTTTAAATCGCCTCGAAATTTCCGGCTTCAAGAGCTTTGCCGAGCGCTCGGAGCTTGCGTTCGATACCGGGGTGACCGCCATCGTCGGTCCCAATGGGTGCGGCAAGAGCAACGTGGTCGACGCCATTACCTGGGTGCTCGGCGAGCAGAGCGCCAAGAGCCTGCGCGGCGAGCACATGCAGGACATCATTTTTCAGGGGAGCGACGCACGGAAGCCCACGTCCGCGGCGGAAGTGCGGTTGCGGCTGAGCGGCGTGGCCTCGCGCGTGCCCGGCAACGGCTCCGTGAAACCGTGGGTGCTGCCGCGCGGCGAGGCGGCGGTGGCTGCCGCGGCCGGGGAGCTGGTCGTCGAAGTGCCGGCAGGGGTGCCGGGATCGGCGGAGCCGCTCGACCCGGACGCGGTCGATCCGCTGATCGTTCGCGACGTGGAGCTGTCGCGGCGGCTGTATCGCTCGGGCGAGAGCGAATATCTGATCGACGGCGAGGTCGTGCGGCTGAAGGACGTTCAGGACCTGCTGATGGACGCGGGACTCGGCATCAAGGCCTACGCGGTCATCGAGCAGGGCAAGATCGGGCAGATCCTCAGCGCCCGTCCGACCGATCGGCGGCAGTTGATCGAAGAAGCGGCCGGCGTGACCAAGTACAAGTCGCGCCGCCGCGCCGCCGAGTTGAAGCTCGAAGCGGCGCAGCAGAACCTGACCCGTGTCGACGACATCATCTTCGAGGTCGAGAAGCAGCGCGGGGCGCTGAAGCGGCAGGCGGCCAAAGCGCGGCGCTACCGGCGGCTGCGCGACGAGCTGCGACGCTGGGAAAAGGTGCAGTTCGCGCAGAAATACCGGCGCCTCGGCGAGGCAATCGAGGCCGCGCGGACGCGGCTGGCCGATGCGCGGGCCCGCGAAGCGGCGGCCGCGGCGCATTTGGCGGGCGTCGAAGCGGCGCTCGAAGGCCTCCGCCTCGAACTGACCGAGGCCGATGCGCACACGACCGCCGCGCGCGAGGCGGCGCACGCGCGCGAGCTGTCGATCGGTCGTCTGCAGCAGCAGGCCGCGTTCGATCGCCAGCAGGTCGAGACGCTGTCGGCGTCGGCGGCCGCGCTCGACACGGAGATCGCCGGCCTGGCGGCGCGCCGCGATCCGGCCCGCGTCGAGATCGAGGACCGGCGCGCCGCCGCGACGCGCGCCGTCGACGACAAACAGCGCGCCGCCGGTGCCCTGGCGGCCGAGGAAGAAGCCTATGCGGCCGCGACCCGCACCATCGAGGGGCTCGAGGCGGACGTCGAGGCGGCGCGCAGCGAAGTCTACGCCGCCGTCACGGCTGCGACGGCCCTGCGCCATGCGATGGAGCACGCCGCCGCGGCTCGCGTGCGCATTGGCGAGCTGCTCGCCAAGCTCGACGTCGAGCGTCACGATCTGCAGCTCGAGGCGGAGCGCGCGTCACAGGACCGCGCGGTGGCCGAAGAGGGCCTGCGCACGGCGGGCGCGGCGATGGAGACGCTGCACCTCGACCGCGCCGCGCGCGAGTCGCAGCTGTCGGTGGCGCGCCCCAGCCGCGACGCGCTCGTCCGGGAGATGCGTAGCCGCGAGCACGATCTGGCGGGTGTCAGCGCGCGGCTGACGTCGCTCGAGGAGCTCGAGGCCGCCCGCGCCGAGTATGGCGACGGCGCGCGGATGGTCCTTGCCGAGTCGGGCGAGGCGCTCCGCCACCTCGGCTCGGTCGCCGACTATGTCGACGTCGATCGGCAGTTCGAGCGGGGGCTCGACGCCGCGCTCGGCGACCTCCTCCAGCACGTCGTGGTGCGGACCCACGAGGATGCGGTGGCCGGGCTGCAGTTCGCGCGCGAACGCGCCGCCGGCCGAGTCAGCTTCCTAGTGGCCGGCGACGATCCTGCGGCGGCGGTGCGGCAGCTGGTGTCGAGCGTGCGATTCGCAGGCAGCCGCGACGAGGCGCGCCGCATCGCGCTCGAGACCGGCGGCGTCGCCGCGACCGCCGACGGCGAAGTGTTCCACGGCGTCGACCGCGTCGAGTGGGGTGCGCGCGCCGAGGCGCGCAGCATTCTGACGACCAAGCGTGAGATCAAGGAGTTGCGCGAGCGCGCCGACGCCGAGGAGACGCATCTGGCGCGGCAGCGCGAGGAGGCGGCGTCGCTCGACGTGGCGATCGCCGCCGCCGAATCGGCGATCGCCGCGCTCGCGGCCGAGCTGCACCGTCAGGAAAAGGCGATCGTCGGCTACGAGCTGCAGCAGTCGGCCGGCCGCGAGGCGTCCGAGCGGGTAGCGAGGAAGCAGGAGCAGATTGGCGTCGAGCGCCGCAGCGCCGGGGACGAGCTGCGCACGCAGGAGCTGCGCGAGGAGGAAGCCGGCCAGTCCATCCAGCGAATCGAGGCCGAGCAGAAGGCCGCCGACGAACAGTTGTCGTCGGCCCAGCGGAGGCTCTTCGAGGGACGGGAGGCCGCCGCCAACCAGGCGGGCGTGACCGCCGAGGCCAAGGCGGCGCACGCCGCCCTCGTCGAGCGCAGCAGCGCCCTGACGATCGAGGTGCAGCGGCTCGAGGAGGCGGCGCGCGAGCTCGAAGCGAGGTTCGTCAACCGCTCCGACGAACTCCAGCGCCATACGGCACACCGCGAACAGCTCCGCGGCGGCATCGCCGCCGCCGAGCGCCAGCTCGACGAAGACCTCCGGACCTTCGACGACCTCAAAGACCAGGTCCGCGCCGCCGACGACGCATCGCAGGAGCTGCGCGGACGCTTCGAGGCGCAGGACGCGCAGATCCGTGAGGCGCGGCGCGCGCTTGAAGCGGTCCGCGATCAGGCCTCGGGTCTCGAAGTGCAGCGCGCCACCGCGGAATCGGACTTGTCGCATCTGGCGACCGCCTGCCAGGACACCGTGCAGGCGACGCTCGACGAGGTGGCGTCCGAGGTCGAGCAGATGGAGAGGGAAGGGCTCGAAGCGCACGAGATGCCGGAAGGAAGCGAAGCCGGCGAAGGCGACGAAGGCGCCGCCGAAGGATCGGTCGAGCCGCCCGCAGATCTCGCCGCGAGCCCCGCCCAGGCCGCGCCGGCCCGGACGCTGACACCGGACGAGATGGTCGGCGACCTGCGCCAGAAGATCGAGCGCATGGGCGCGGTCAACATGATGGCGATCGACCAGTTCGACGATCTCGAGTCGCGCCACACCTTCCTGACCGCCCAGCGCAAGGACCTCGTCGACTCGATCGCCTCGACCAACGACGCGATCAGGAAGATCGACAAGACGACGCGCGAACGCTTCCAGGAGGCGTTCACGGTGATCAACCAGAATTTCGAGAGGACGTTCACGACGCTCTTCGGCGGCGGCAAGGCCGGCCTCGTCCTGCTCGACGACAGTGACGCGCTCGAGAGCGGCATCGACATCATCGCCTCGCCGCCTGGCAAGCGGCTGCAGAGTATCCAGCTGCTGTCGGGCGGCGAGAAGGCGCTGACCGCGATGGCGCTCATGTTCGCCATCTTCGAGTACCGGCCGAGCCCGTTCTGCCTGCTCGACGAAATCGACGCGCCGCTCGACGACGCCAACATCGGCCGCTTCGTCGAGATGCTGCAGGGCATGCAGCAACACACCCAGTTCATCCTCATCACCCACAATCGCAAGACGATGGAGATCGCAGATCGTCTTTACGGAGTGACGATGGAGGAGCCAGGCGTCTCGAAGTTGATCTCCGTACAAATGAATTAA